One region of Chryseobacterium muglaense genomic DNA includes:
- a CDS encoding SanA/YdcF family protein — protein sequence MRKFIKNTIKIFLLLFVAGIIFIIWSNFTIKDQTEDYVTSNISTLPNEKAGLLLGTSKTLSNGAPNAYFFNRIEAAAALFKSGKIQNIIVSGDNSKKDYNEPEEMKNELIKVGVPANKIFEDFAGFRTLDSVLRAKEIFGQNSYIIISQRFHNERAVYLARKNNIEAWGYNAADVNKYAGLKTNAREKLARAKVFWDFMFGVEPKFGGEKILIK from the coding sequence ATGAGAAAATTTATAAAAAATACAATCAAAATTTTCCTGTTACTTTTCGTGGCAGGAATTATTTTTATCATCTGGTCAAACTTTACGATTAAAGATCAAACGGAAGATTATGTAACCTCTAATATTTCAACTTTACCAAATGAAAAAGCCGGGCTTCTTTTAGGAACCAGCAAAACTTTATCCAACGGAGCACCGAATGCTTATTTTTTTAACCGAATTGAAGCAGCTGCAGCATTATTTAAATCCGGGAAAATTCAAAATATCATTGTGAGTGGCGACAACTCTAAAAAAGATTACAACGAACCTGAAGAAATGAAAAACGAACTCATCAAAGTAGGAGTTCCAGCTAATAAAATTTTCGAAGATTTTGCAGGCTTCAGAACTTTAGATTCTGTTTTAAGGGCGAAAGAAATATTTGGACAAAACTCATACATTATTATTTCCCAAAGATTTCACAACGAACGAGCAGTTTATTTGGCAAGAAAAAATAATATTGAAGCTTGGGGTTACAATGCCGCAGATGTAAATAAATATGCAGGTTTAAAAACCAATGCTAGAGAAAAACTGGCAAGAGCAAAAGTTTTTTGGGACTTTATGTTTGGGGTTGAACCGAAGTTTGGCGGAGAAAAGATTTTAATTAAATAG
- a CDS encoding lipoprotein signal peptidase: MKKIALITFLILLIDQASKIYIKTNFNLNDSIPVFPGFKLTFVENPGMAYGFHFGGMLGKYFLVIVRIFLIGGMVYLFNKWLKRGESNYLIIPMAIIFAGAIGNLIDGMFYGLIFDSGMVYDENVNQWIGYGGVSKLVPFGEGYSTFMKGCVVDMLHFPLVDWYVPESWPLIGGKHLEFFKYIFNVADSAITIGAALLLIFRKKAFPNGLEF; this comes from the coding sequence ATGAAGAAGATTGCACTCATCACTTTTCTTATTTTATTAATAGATCAGGCTTCAAAAATTTATATCAAAACAAATTTTAACCTGAATGACAGTATTCCTGTTTTTCCCGGTTTTAAACTAACATTTGTTGAAAATCCGGGCATGGCGTATGGTTTTCATTTTGGTGGAATGCTTGGTAAATATTTTTTGGTGATTGTTCGTATTTTCCTGATTGGAGGAATGGTTTATTTGTTTAATAAATGGCTGAAAAGAGGTGAATCTAATTATCTGATTATCCCTATGGCTATTATTTTTGCCGGAGCTATCGGAAATTTAATTGACGGAATGTTTTATGGATTAATTTTCGACAGCGGAATGGTCTATGACGAAAACGTAAATCAATGGATTGGCTACGGTGGCGTTTCTAAACTGGTTCCTTTCGGTGAAGGCTATTCTACATTTATGAAAGGCTGCGTTGTTGATATGCTTCACTTTCCTTTAGTCGATTGGTACGTTCCGGAAAGCTGGCCTTTAATTGGTGGTAAACATCTCGAATTCTTTAAATATATCTTTAATGTTGCAGATTCTGCGATTACTATTGGAGCTGCATTACTTTTAATTTTCAGAAAAAAAGCATTTCCAAACGGACTTGAGTTCTAA
- a CDS encoding DUF2683 family protein: MEALIVHPKNQMELNALKSVMKDMGIRYEKFHTRGAKTQTFEKKAPVKKENTGKDFKDKPKTNR; this comes from the coding sequence ATGGAAGCATTAATTGTACACCCAAAAAATCAAATGGAGCTGAATGCGCTAAAAAGCGTGATGAAAGACATGGGAATTCGATACGAAAAATTTCATACAAGAGGCGCAAAAACTCAAACTTTTGAGAAAAAAGCTCCTGTTAAGAAAGAAAATACAGGTAAGGATTTTAAAGACAAACCAAAGACGAACAGGTAA
- a CDS encoding DUF6576 domain-containing protein → MSEFLILGIILVVVLWFFNKDRIKNRFYPDQPKNLTIDQQFNSDKREREKEIDRLLSKMGKNGINDLSAKDRKRLDELSKH, encoded by the coding sequence ATGAGTGAATTTTTGATTTTAGGAATAATCCTCGTTGTCGTTTTATGGTTTTTTAATAAAGATCGAATCAAGAACCGATTCTATCCTGATCAACCTAAAAATCTGACAATCGATCAACAGTTCAACTCAGATAAACGGGAAAGAGAAAAAGAAATCGACAGACTTCTCAGTAAAATGGGCAAGAACGGAATCAATGATCTTTCTGCAAAAGACAGAAAAAGACTCGACGAACTTTCTAAGCATTAA
- a CDS encoding TraR/DksA family transcriptional regulator, producing the protein MQDERVKYNDSDLQEFKKIIKEKIEKAEKDLQLIRESFINDQNNGTDDTSPTFKAFEEGAETLSKEQNSILAGRQEKFVRDLKNALIRIENKTYGVCRVTGKLIPKERLLAVPHATLSIEAKNMKR; encoded by the coding sequence ATGCAAGACGAAAGAGTAAAATACAACGACTCTGATTTACAGGAGTTTAAAAAGATAATTAAAGAAAAAATTGAGAAAGCAGAGAAAGATTTACAGCTAATCAGAGAAAGCTTTATCAACGATCAAAATAACGGAACTGATGATACATCGCCTACTTTCAAAGCTTTTGAAGAAGGTGCAGAAACGCTGAGCAAAGAGCAAAACTCTATTTTGGCAGGAAGACAGGAAAAGTTTGTAAGAGATCTTAAAAATGCTTTGATAAGAATTGAAAACAAAACATATGGCGTTTGCCGAGTAACAGGGAAACTAATTCCAAAAGAAAGACTTTTGGCAGTTCCACATGCTACTTTGAGCATTGAAGCTAAAAATATGAAGAGATAA
- the ileS gene encoding isoleucine--tRNA ligase: protein MSQFKEYKNLNLIDVAENVSEFWKANNTFAKSVETRQGNPEFVFYEGPPSANGMPGIHHVMARALKDIFCRYQTQNGKQVFRKAGWDTHGLPVELGVEKELGITKEDIGKKISIEDYNKACREAVMRYTDVWNHLTEKIGYWVDLEDPYITYKSKYMETVWWLLKQLYSKELLYKGYTIQPYSPKAGTGLSSHELNQPGTYRDVTDTTIVAQFKVKKDSSELFNDVDGDVSVLAWTTTPWTLPSNTALAVGRDIEYVVVKTFNQYTFEPVTIVLARVLLEKNFGKKFVEGSDEDLANYSSDSKTIPFKVLKEFTGEQLAGTQYEQLIPWFTPDETPEKAFRVIIGDFVTTEDGTGIVHIAPTFGADDARVAKDAGIPPMLIKDENDNLVPLVDLQGKFIKGNNVPETFSGKYIKNEYYDEGTAPEKSWDVELAILLKTENKAFKVEKYVHSYPHCWRTDKPVLYYPLDSWFVKMTAVKDRLVELNETINWKPKATGEGRFANWLENVNDWNLSRSRYWGIPLPIWRTEDLKEEKIIGSVEELYNEIEKSIKNGTMSQNPFKGFEIGNMSEENYDLIDLHKNIVDKVILVSDSGKAMNRESDLIDVWFDSGSMPYAQLHYPFENKELIDNNKAFPADFIAEGVDQTRGWFYTLHAIGTAVFDSVAYKNVMSNGLVLDKNGQKMSKRLGNAVDPFETLAVYGPDATRWYMISNANPWENLKFDKDGIDEVRRKFFGTLYNTYSFFSLYANVDGFNYSEKDIENRPEIDRWILSELNLLIKEVKAFYEDYEPTRVARAISNFVNDNLSNWYVRLCRRRFWKGDYSDDKISAYQTLYTCLETVAKLSAPIAPFFMDQLYQDLNKVTGKETFESVHLTDFPVADESLIDQDLVEKTHLAQSITSMVFSLRKKENVKVRQPLQKVLIPVLDSKAEAQILAVAELIKQEVNVKELQLINAEEASHLIVKQIKPNFKTLGSRLGKDMKVVGNEIANFSAEQISSLEKEGSIEIQGYEITTADVEISTKDIPGWTVTSDGKTTVALDLKMTDELKSEGIAREFINRIQNLRKEKDFELTDRINIVLEEETPFLEQIKQNEEYISSEVLSNKIEIVSSLSNFNEIDIDEIKFKVNVEKN from the coding sequence ATGAGCCAATTTAAAGAATATAAAAACCTCAACCTTATAGATGTAGCCGAGAATGTTTCGGAATTCTGGAAAGCAAACAACACTTTCGCAAAAAGTGTGGAAACACGTCAGGGAAATCCTGAGTTTGTGTTTTACGAAGGTCCGCCTTCAGCAAATGGAATGCCCGGAATTCACCACGTTATGGCAAGAGCGTTGAAAGATATTTTCTGTCGTTACCAAACGCAAAACGGGAAACAGGTTTTCCGTAAAGCAGGTTGGGACACACACGGACTTCCTGTGGAATTAGGAGTTGAAAAAGAACTCGGAATCACTAAAGAAGATATTGGCAAAAAAATTTCGATTGAAGATTACAACAAAGCTTGTCGTGAAGCGGTAATGCGTTATACTGATGTTTGGAATCACCTTACCGAAAAAATCGGATATTGGGTAGATCTTGAAGATCCGTACATCACGTACAAGTCAAAATATATGGAGACTGTTTGGTGGTTGTTGAAGCAATTATACAGCAAAGAATTATTGTATAAAGGCTACACCATTCAGCCTTATTCTCCAAAAGCGGGAACCGGTCTTTCTTCTCACGAGTTGAATCAGCCGGGAACTTACCGTGATGTTACTGATACTACTATTGTTGCTCAGTTTAAAGTTAAAAAAGATTCTTCAGAATTATTCAACGATGTTGATGGAGATGTAAGTGTTTTAGCTTGGACGACAACTCCTTGGACTTTACCTTCAAACACAGCTTTGGCGGTAGGAAGAGATATTGAATATGTTGTTGTAAAAACTTTCAACCAATATACTTTCGAGCCTGTAACAATTGTTTTGGCGAGAGTTTTACTAGAAAAGAATTTCGGTAAAAAATTCGTAGAAGGAAGTGATGAAGATCTAGCAAACTACAGTTCAGACAGTAAAACGATTCCTTTTAAAGTTTTAAAAGAATTTACGGGAGAGCAACTTGCAGGAACTCAATACGAGCAATTAATTCCTTGGTTTACGCCTGATGAAACTCCTGAAAAAGCATTCAGAGTGATTATCGGAGATTTTGTAACGACGGAAGACGGTACAGGTATCGTACACATCGCGCCTACTTTTGGTGCAGATGATGCGAGAGTAGCAAAAGATGCAGGAATTCCACCAATGTTGATTAAAGATGAGAATGACAATTTGGTTCCGTTGGTTGATTTACAAGGTAAATTCATTAAAGGAAATAATGTTCCGGAAACTTTCTCAGGAAAATATATTAAAAACGAATATTACGATGAAGGAACTGCACCTGAAAAATCTTGGGATGTAGAATTGGCGATTTTGTTGAAAACAGAAAACAAAGCCTTCAAAGTAGAAAAATATGTTCACAGTTACCCACATTGTTGGAGAACTGACAAACCAGTTTTATATTATCCTTTGGATTCTTGGTTTGTAAAAATGACGGCTGTAAAAGACCGTTTGGTAGAATTAAACGAAACCATCAACTGGAAGCCAAAAGCTACCGGAGAAGGTCGTTTTGCCAATTGGTTGGAAAATGTAAACGACTGGAATCTTTCCCGCTCAAGATATTGGGGAATTCCGTTGCCAATCTGGAGAACTGAAGATTTAAAAGAAGAAAAAATCATCGGTTCTGTAGAAGAATTATATAATGAAATCGAAAAGTCAATAAAAAATGGGACAATGTCCCAAAACCCTTTCAAAGGCTTTGAAATCGGAAATATGTCTGAAGAAAACTATGACTTGATTGATTTACATAAGAACATCGTCGATAAAGTAATCTTAGTTTCAGATTCAGGAAAAGCAATGAACCGTGAAAGCGACCTTATCGACGTTTGGTTTGATTCAGGATCGATGCCTTATGCACAATTGCATTATCCTTTTGAAAATAAAGAATTAATTGATAATAATAAAGCTTTCCCGGCAGATTTCATCGCTGAAGGAGTTGACCAGACTCGTGGATGGTTCTACACACTTCATGCAATCGGAACGGCGGTTTTTGATTCGGTTGCTTATAAAAATGTAATGAGTAACGGACTTGTTTTGGATAAAAACGGCCAGAAAATGTCAAAACGTTTAGGAAACGCCGTTGATCCATTTGAAACGCTAGCCGTTTACGGACCAGATGCAACGCGTTGGTACATGATTTCAAACGCAAATCCTTGGGAAAACCTGAAATTTGACAAAGATGGAATTGATGAAGTGAGAAGAAAATTCTTCGGAACGCTTTACAATACCTATTCTTTCTTCTCTTTATATGCGAATGTTGACGGATTTAATTATTCTGAAAAAGATATTGAAAATCGTCCAGAGATTGACCGTTGGATTTTATCTGAATTGAATCTTTTAATAAAAGAAGTAAAAGCATTCTACGAAGATTACGAACCTACAAGAGTGGCAAGAGCCATCAGCAATTTTGTAAATGATAATTTGAGTAACTGGTACGTAAGATTGTGCAGAAGACGTTTCTGGAAAGGAGATTATTCTGATGACAAAATCTCGGCTTACCAAACTTTATATACTTGCCTTGAAACCGTTGCCAAATTATCTGCGCCAATCGCTCCATTCTTTATGGATCAATTGTACCAGGATTTAAATAAAGTAACAGGAAAAGAAACATTTGAATCTGTGCATTTAACAGACTTCCCGGTTGCAGATGAAAGTTTAATCGACCAGGATTTGGTTGAAAAAACACATTTAGCTCAAAGTATTACAAGTATGGTTTTCTCTTTGAGAAAGAAAGAAAATGTAAAAGTGCGCCAACCTTTACAGAAAGTATTGATTCCTGTTTTAGATTCTAAAGCTGAAGCGCAAATTTTAGCGGTTGCAGAATTAATTAAACAAGAAGTTAATGTTAAAGAATTACAATTAATCAATGCAGAAGAAGCGTCCCATTTAATTGTAAAACAGATTAAACCTAACTTTAAAACTTTAGGTTCGAGACTTGGAAAAGACATGAAAGTGGTTGGTAATGAAATTGCTAATTTTTCTGCTGAACAAATCTCATCTTTAGAAAAAGAAGGAAGCATAGAAATTCAAGGATACGAAATAACTACTGCAGATGTTGAAATTTCTACGAAAGATATCCCGGGATGGACAGTAACTTCAGACGGGAAAACAACTGTGGCACTAGATTTGAAGATGACTGATGAATTGAAATCTGAAGGTATCGCAAGAGAGTTTATCAACAGGATCCAAAATCTTAGAAAAGAGAAAGATTTTGAATTAACAGACAGAATAAACATCGTTTTGGAAGAAGAAACTCCGTTTTTGGAGCAGATCAAACAAAATGAAGAATATATTTCATCTGAGGTCTTGTCAAATAAAATAGAAATTGTATCTTCACTTTCAAATTTTAACGAAATCGACATCGATGAGATAAAATTTAAAGTGAATGTTGAAAAAAATTAA
- a CDS encoding DUF1566 domain-containing protein: MRKIILFFISLFILTSCGGDSDNNVEEQTAISAKASIITSMPTITQGTIKFNGNVKSVGSGYHQRGFCWSTNINPTISNSDYVSENTNTLGEFSLSKTYSSYVFSTETTYYLRAYLIINSSEVVYGENITFTTPPKLYMNEKITKDIYTTSAILNAETQVFFLDAVSPDEIGFCYRTSAGVDITNGQKITTLNPSYLSTTNISLETTVLLPNTTYYVKAYSKEGSKVYYSNEYTFKTAGAVGTSGGYIYYDKGETTDGWRYLEAAPGNIVYNGSNKIYWGCSGTMINQTQAGIGFGPANTVRIMQQCPDVNCAARLCDSYTINGVSDWFLPSQEELKAFYKSSKNVFNIATSPVSDKLYWSSTESGNSTSAISLDGYLGYTSESSKNYNMVRVRPVRRF; this comes from the coding sequence ATGAGAAAAATAATTTTATTTTTTATTAGTTTGTTTATATTGACTAGCTGTGGCGGAGATTCCGACAATAACGTTGAAGAACAAACTGCAATTTCAGCAAAAGCAAGCATTATTACATCAATGCCAACAATTACTCAAGGTACTATTAAATTCAATGGAAATGTTAAATCTGTCGGATCAGGTTACCACCAGAGAGGTTTTTGCTGGAGTACAAATATAAACCCCACAATTTCTAATAGTGATTATGTTTCAGAAAACACAAATACTCTTGGAGAATTTAGTCTGAGCAAAACATATTCTTCTTACGTTTTTTCAACGGAAACAACCTATTATCTAAGGGCTTATTTAATTATAAACTCGAGCGAAGTAGTTTACGGAGAGAATATAACATTTACTACTCCTCCGAAATTATATATGAATGAAAAAATCACAAAGGATATCTATACTACATCAGCGATATTAAACGCAGAAACTCAGGTTTTCTTCCTTGATGCGGTTAGTCCTGACGAAATCGGATTCTGTTACAGAACATCTGCTGGAGTTGACATTACAAACGGTCAGAAAATTACTACACTCAATCCAAGCTATCTATCTACTACAAACATTTCTTTGGAAACAACTGTATTGTTACCAAATACAACCTATTATGTAAAAGCATATTCTAAAGAAGGGTCTAAAGTATATTATTCAAACGAATACACTTTTAAAACAGCGGGTGCAGTTGGCACTTCAGGCGGGTATATTTACTATGACAAAGGTGAAACCACTGATGGCTGGAGATATCTAGAAGCGGCTCCTGGCAATATTGTTTATAATGGATCTAATAAAATATATTGGGGGTGCTCTGGTACTATGATTAATCAGACTCAGGCCGGGATAGGGTTTGGGCCTGCAAACACAGTAAGAATTATGCAGCAGTGCCCCGATGTAAATTGTGCGGCAAGACTATGCGACAGCTACACGATAAATGGAGTAAGTGATTGGTTCTTGCCATCACAAGAAGAATTGAAGGCATTTTATAAAAGTTCAAAAAATGTATTTAATATAGCAACAAGTCCAGTTTCAGATAAGCTTTACTGGAGTTCGACAGAAAGCGGTAACTCAACCTCTGCGATATCATTAGACGGATATTTAGGATATACTTCTGAAAGCAGTAAAAATTACAACATGGTTAGAGTGAGACCAGTAAGACGCTTTTAA
- a CDS encoding phenylacetate--CoA ligase family protein gives MFPFIEKADIQDIKIFQEEKLKQLLVYLEENSPFYQKLFKENNIQVSDIQTLEDLQKIPTTSKNDIQQNNDDFFCIPQNQIVDYSTTSGTLGDPVTFGLSDQDLERLAYNEAISFACAGIQKGDVVQMITTIDKRFMAGLAYFLGLRKMGASVVRMGPGIPELQWDSIFRYKPKYLITVPSFLLKMIDYAEKHGIDYKNSSVYGAVCIGESIKNQDFTDNILSQKIKEKWNIQLFSTYASTEMSTAFTECEHQIGGHQHPELIITEILDDEGNPVKHGESGELTITTLGVEALPLLRFKTGDLVKAHCEPCKCGRNTMRLGPVVGRKQQMIKYKGTTLYPPAMNDILNDFDGILCYQIVIQSNEIGLDEIIIKLSTEREDESFEDEVRDHFRAKLRVSPKIEMVNFDVLSKTVFNPNSRKPITFIDLR, from the coding sequence ATTTTCCCATTTATCGAGAAAGCAGATATTCAGGATATAAAAATATTTCAGGAAGAAAAACTTAAACAGCTTTTGGTTTACCTTGAAGAAAATTCTCCTTTTTACCAGAAACTATTTAAAGAAAATAATATCCAAGTTTCGGATATTCAGACTTTGGAAGATTTGCAGAAAATTCCAACGACTTCGAAAAATGATATCCAACAAAATAATGATGATTTTTTCTGCATTCCACAGAATCAAATTGTAGATTACAGCACGACTTCCGGAACGCTCGGTGATCCTGTGACTTTTGGGTTGTCAGATCAAGATCTGGAAAGATTAGCTTACAACGAAGCGATTTCTTTCGCTTGTGCAGGAATTCAGAAAGGAGATGTTGTACAGATGATTACGACGATTGATAAAAGATTTATGGCTGGACTTGCTTATTTTTTAGGATTGAGAAAAATGGGTGCAAGTGTTGTCAGAATGGGACCGGGAATTCCCGAACTTCAGTGGGATTCTATTTTTAGGTACAAACCAAAATATTTGATAACCGTTCCATCATTTCTATTAAAAATGATTGATTATGCTGAAAAACATGGGATTGATTATAAAAACTCGAGCGTTTACGGAGCTGTCTGCATTGGTGAAAGTATAAAAAATCAGGATTTTACAGATAATATTCTTTCGCAGAAAATTAAGGAGAAATGGAATATCCAGTTGTTTTCAACGTATGCTTCTACTGAAATGAGCACTGCGTTTACTGAATGTGAACATCAAATTGGAGGACATCAACATCCGGAATTAATTATCACTGAAATTCTTGATGATGAAGGAAATCCTGTGAAACACGGAGAAAGCGGTGAACTGACCATTACAACTTTAGGGGTTGAAGCACTTCCTTTGTTGAGATTTAAAACGGGAGATTTAGTTAAAGCTCATTGTGAACCATGTAAATGTGGTAGAAATACAATGAGATTAGGCCCAGTTGTCGGAAGAAAACAGCAAATGATTAAATATAAAGGAACAACTTTGTATCCGCCTGCAATGAATGATATTCTGAATGATTTTGATGGGATTTTATGTTATCAAATCGTTATTCAGTCCAATGAAATTGGTTTAGATGAGATTATCATTAAACTCAGTACAGAAAGAGAAGATGAAAGTTTTGAAGACGAAGTAAGGGACCATTTTAGAGCAAAATTGAGGGTAAGTCCGAAAATTGAAATGGTGAATTTTGATGTTTTATCTAAGACAGTTTTCAATCCAAACAGTAGGAAACCGATTACATTTATTGATTTAAGATAA
- a CDS encoding NAD(P)/FAD-dependent oxidoreductase encodes MDKEIVDVLVIGAGPSGCVSSAYLKKNNINVKVVEKTKFPRLVVGESLIPRVMDHFDEAGLFPALDKMGFEKKLGARFMRGNEVCIFDFSNKFGEGWDWTWQVPRADFDNTLAQEVINKGIDLEFETEVIGIEFNGTDSITTVKNKDGKTKEIHAKFVIDSSGYGRVLPKLLDLEKPSKLSPHSAIFAHVEDINREEGVEGTLISFDIIETEVWLWVIPFSNGNTSIGIVGPTDYIEKLSENGNPTEALRKAISLSDYYVKRFGDVEFLFEPRHLKDYSCSVKSLYGDGFALTGNASEFLDPVFSSGMAFATEGGMTAAKLAIRQLNGETVDWQKEFADYILYGVDVFTTYVKEWYTGNLQELFFHQPENPDVKRKICAVLAGYVWNKKNTFVRIHDTAIVNLANFIKTEKQQA; translated from the coding sequence ATGGACAAAGAAATTGTTGATGTTTTAGTAATTGGAGCTGGACCTTCCGGATGCGTATCTTCTGCTTATTTGAAGAAGAATAACATCAATGTGAAAGTAGTTGAAAAAACAAAATTCCCAAGACTTGTTGTTGGCGAAAGCCTAATTCCTAGAGTGATGGATCATTTTGATGAAGCCGGATTGTTTCCTGCTTTAGATAAAATGGGCTTCGAAAAGAAATTGGGAGCTCGTTTTATGCGAGGAAATGAAGTTTGCATTTTTGACTTCAGCAACAAATTCGGAGAAGGATGGGATTGGACGTGGCAGGTTCCGAGAGCTGATTTCGACAATACTTTGGCTCAGGAAGTCATCAACAAAGGAATTGACCTTGAATTTGAAACTGAAGTTATCGGAATTGAATTTAACGGAACAGATTCTATTACGACTGTAAAAAACAAAGATGGAAAAACGAAAGAAATCCACGCAAAATTTGTTATTGACTCCAGCGGTTACGGACGAGTTTTACCGAAACTTTTAGATTTAGAAAAACCATCAAAATTGTCTCCACATTCTGCAATTTTCGCTCATGTGGAAGATATCAACAGAGAAGAAGGTGTAGAAGGAACGCTGATTTCTTTTGACATTATCGAAACAGAGGTTTGGCTTTGGGTAATTCCTTTTTCGAATGGAAATACGAGCATAGGAATTGTTGGACCAACTGATTATATCGAAAAATTATCTGAAAACGGCAATCCTACAGAAGCTTTAAGAAAAGCAATTTCACTTTCTGATTATTATGTAAAACGTTTCGGAGATGTAGAATTTCTTTTCGAACCAAGACATTTGAAAGATTATTCTTGTTCAGTAAAAAGTCTTTATGGAGACGGATTTGCTTTAACGGGAAATGCGTCAGAATTCCTTGACCCTGTTTTCTCTTCCGGAATGGCTTTTGCAACCGAAGGCGGAATGACAGCGGCAAAACTAGCCATAAGACAATTAAACGGCGAAACAGTTGATTGGCAAAAAGAATTCGCTGATTATATTTTATATGGCGTTGATGTTTTTACGACTTATGTAAAAGAATGGTACACCGGGAACCTTCAGGAATTATTTTTCCACCAACCCGAAAACCCTGATGTTAAAAGAAAAATCTGCGCAGTTCTCGCAGGTTATGTCTGGAACAAAAAAAATACATTTGTGAGAATACACGATACAGCAATTGTAAATCTGGCAAACTTTATTAAAACAGAAAAACAACAAGCATAA
- a CDS encoding HAL/PAL/TAL family ammonia-lyase, translating to MKINNFLELRDFQRIIIENESIELDQSLLQRVNESFSFLKEFSKNKVIYGVNTGFGPMAQFKISDEDTHQLQYNLIRSHSSGIGNPLPADEVKACMLARLNTLSLGNSGVHESVVNLLKELINRDITPLIFEHGGVGASGDLVQLAHLALVLIGEGEVFYKGDRRSTKEVFEIEGLEPIQVEIREGLALMNGTSVMTGIGIVNAYKANQLTEISLQLSCAINEIVQAYDDHFSEVLNGTKLHAGQQKTAEKMRNHLADSKLIRKRADHLYTHFEEQEKVFKEKVQEYYSLRCVPQILGPVLDTLEYTEKVLENEINSANDNPIINVKDQHVYHGGNFHGDYISLEMDKLKIVVTKLTMLAERQLNYLLNSKINEILPPFVNLGKLGFNFGMQGVQFTATSTTAESQMLSNPMYVHSIPNNNDNQDIVSMGTNAAVICRKVIENAFEVLAIEAITVVQAIEYLGYQDQISSKTKELYDEIRKIIPAFSNDMVMYPYLEDVKKYLKHF from the coding sequence ATGAAAATAAATAACTTTTTAGAACTGAGAGATTTTCAGAGAATTATTATTGAAAATGAAAGCATAGAATTAGATCAATCACTTCTCCAAAGAGTGAATGAGAGCTTTTCTTTTCTAAAAGAGTTTTCAAAGAATAAAGTAATTTATGGTGTCAATACCGGCTTTGGCCCAATGGCGCAATTTAAAATCAGTGATGAAGATACGCACCAACTTCAGTATAATCTGATTAGAAGCCATTCTTCAGGTATAGGAAATCCATTGCCTGCTGATGAGGTAAAAGCTTGTATGTTAGCAAGATTGAATACTTTGTCATTAGGGAATTCCGGAGTTCATGAATCTGTTGTAAATTTACTTAAAGAATTAATTAACAGAGATATTACACCGTTGATTTTCGAACACGGCGGAGTTGGAGCGAGTGGTGATTTGGTACAATTGGCGCACTTGGCTTTAGTTTTAATTGGTGAAGGTGAAGTTTTTTATAAAGGTGACAGAAGATCAACTAAAGAAGTTTTTGAAATTGAAGGTTTAGAACCCATTCAGGTTGAAATTCGTGAAGGTTTAGCTTTAATGAACGGAACTTCTGTGATGACGGGAATTGGAATTGTAAACGCGTACAAAGCCAATCAGTTAACTGAAATTTCATTACAATTATCTTGTGCAATCAACGAAATTGTTCAGGCATATGATGACCATTTTTCAGAGGTTTTGAATGGAACAAAACTTCATGCAGGTCAGCAGAAAACCGCAGAAAAAATGCGTAATCATTTAGCTGATAGTAAATTAATCAGAAAAAGAGCAGATCATTTATATACTCACTTTGAAGAACAGGAAAAAGTTTTCAAAGAAAAAGTACAGGAATATTATTCTTTAAGATGTGTTCCTCAGATTTTAGGTCCGGTTTTAGATACTTTAGAATACACTGAAAAAGTGTTGGAAAATGAGATCAATTCGGCAAATGATAACCCGATTATCAATGTAAAAGATCAACACGTTTACCACGGTGGAAATTTCCACGGAGATTATATTTCTTTGGAAATGGATAAGCTGAAAATCGTTGTAACGAAGTTGACCATGTTGGCTGAAAGACAATTGAATTATCTTTTAAATTCAAAAATCAATGAAATTTTACCTCCATTTGTTAATTTAGGTAAATTAGGATTTAATTTCGGGATGCAGGGTGTTCAGTTTACAGCGACCTCTACAACGGCAGAAAGCCAGATGTTGTCGAACCCGATGTATGTTCACAGTATTCCTAATAATAATGATAATCAGGATATTGTAAGTATGGGAACAAATGCAGCCGTAATTTGCAGAAAAGTAATTGAAAATGCTTTTGAAGTTTTGGCTATTGAAGCGATTACTGTTGTTCAGGCGATTGAATATTTGGGTTACCAAGATCAAATTTCATCAAAAACAAAAGAATTGTACGATGAAATTAGAAAGATTATTCCTGCATTTTCAAATGATATGGTGATGTATCCTTATTTGGAGGATGTAAAAAAGTATTTAAAACATTTCTAA